In Cryptosporangium phraense, the sequence GCCCGGTCCCAGGCGCAGTGCAGACGGACCTCCAGGAACGTCCGCTCGTCGAGCGCGATCCGGATCGCGTGCAGGCCGAAGCGGGGATCGTCCGAGACCACCGCGATGCCCCGGCCGGCCGCGGCCAGCGCCTGGGCGACGGTCCCGTTGCTGGCCTCGAGCAGTGCCGCCGGGGTCGCCCCGGCCGTCACCATCGCCGCGTCCAGCACCCGGCGGGCCGAGTGGCCCGGCGGCAGGCCGATGAGCTCCTCGTCCAGCAGCTCGGCCAGCGGCACCGACGGACGGCCGTGCCACGGGTGCCCGGCCGGGACGTACGCCAGCACCGGCAGCGGCGGCAGCGAGTGCACGCCGAACGGAGGCCGGGGGCGCATCGTGGTCAGCACCAGATCGGCGCCGCGCCGCCGGGCGTCCGCCGGGGTGAGCGCGTCGGACTCGAAGACGGCGGGAACCGGGTCGTCGGGCCGGAGGGTGGCCAGGAACGGCGAGACGACGTCGGTGAGCGTGGTCGTCGGCGCGGCGATCGTGATCCGCTCCAGCCGTCCGTGGGCCTCCAGCGCGGCCGCCGTGCGCAGGTCGTCGGCTCGGGCGAGCAGGTCGCGGACCCGGGGCAGCAGCTGACGGCCGGCCGGGGAGAGCGTCAGCCGGCCGTGGCCGCGCTCGAAGAGCGCGACCCCCAGGTCGCGCTCCAGGCCGCGCAGCTGACGGGAGAGCGACGGCTGCGTGACCCGGACGACCTCGGCGGCCGCCGACACCGTGCCGGCGTCGGCGACCGCGACCAGATAGCGCAGCGTGTGCAGGTCCATGGGCCCATCATGCCTCCGAGGCATACGGCTCATCAGACATGAGCATTGGACGGCATAGCCGGCCCGCACAACGCTGGAACCATGACAGACATCGCGAGCCTCGACCCTGGGCACGGGCTGGTGATCGCCGGTCAGCGGCGCAAGGGCGGCTCCGGGCTCTTCGACGTCGACGACCCGGCGACCGGCGCCCCCCTGGCCTCGGTGGCCGACGGCGACCAGGACGACGCCACCGCCGCGGTCGACGCGGCCGCGGCCGCGTTCCCGGCCTGGCGCCGGACACCCGGGCGCGTTCGATCGGAGATCCTGCGCCGCACCTACGAGCTGATGATCTCCGACGCCGACCGGCTGACCGGGCTGATCGCGGCCGAGAACGGCAAGTCGCGCAGCGACGCCCGGGGCGAGGTGGTCTACGCGGCCGAGTTCTTCCGCTGGTTCGCCGAGGAGGCCGCGCGCAGCGGCGGCAGCTACGGACCGTCGCCGGCCGGCGGCACCCGCACGCTGGTCACCGAGCACCCGGTGGGGGTGGCCGCGCTCGTGACGCCGTGGAACTTCCCGGCCGCGATGGCCACCCGGAAGATCGCGCCCGCGCTGGCCGCCGGGTGCACGGTCGTGCTCAAGCCGGCGGCCGAGACCCCGCTCACCGCGATCGCGCTGCTCGACCTGCTGGCCGAGGCCGGGGTGCCGGACGGCGTCGTCAACCTGGTGCCGACGACCGACGCCGGCGGCGTCGTGGGGACGTGGCTGGCCGACCCGCGCGTCCGCAAGATCTCGTTCACCGGCTCGACCCGGGTCGGCCGGCTGCTGCTGCGTCAGGCCGCCGACCGGGTCGTGAACAGCTCGATGGAGCTGGGCGGCAACGCGCCGT encodes:
- a CDS encoding LysR family transcriptional regulator → MDLHTLRYLVAVADAGTVSAAAEVVRVTQPSLSRQLRGLERDLGVALFERGHGRLTLSPAGRQLLPRVRDLLARADDLRTAAALEAHGRLERITIAAPTTTLTDVVSPFLATLRPDDPVPAVFESDALTPADARRRGADLVLTTMRPRPPFGVHSLPPLPVLAYVPAGHPWHGRPSVPLAELLDEELIGLPPGHSARRVLDAAMVTAGATPAALLEASNGTVAQALAAAGRGIAVVSDDPRFGLHAIRIALDERTFLEVRLHCAWDRAHPAAGLLEGMAHRLGVFVTERYSSSSF
- a CDS encoding NAD-dependent succinate-semialdehyde dehydrogenase, which gives rise to MTDIASLDPGHGLVIAGQRRKGGSGLFDVDDPATGAPLASVADGDQDDATAAVDAAAAAFPAWRRTPGRVRSEILRRTYELMISDADRLTGLIAAENGKSRSDARGEVVYAAEFFRWFAEEAARSGGSYGPSPAGGTRTLVTEHPVGVAALVTPWNFPAAMATRKIAPALAAGCTVVLKPAAETPLTAIALLDLLAEAGVPDGVVNLVPTTDAGGVVGTWLADPRVRKISFTGSTRVGRLLLRQAADRVVNSSMELGGNAPFIVTEDADLEAAVDGAMIAKFRGGGQACTAANRFYVHRNVVEEFTARFGVRLEALTVGPAADSSDVGPLISPTAVQTVTGLVDRAVAAGARVVARAEVPANGGYFYPPTALRLPDDARLATSEILDAEIFGPVATIVAWTDEDAMLADANASEMGLAAYVYAGDLGRAVRIGEALEAGMVGVNRGLVSDPAAPFGGMKQSGLGREGARAGLEEFTETQYLSVDWP